AAGGCGACGTACTGGCATCGCTGCGGCAGGCGGCCGCCGGGGCACCGCCGGATATGGATTTCAGGGATGACCGGGAGCATCGTCACCGCTTGTGGCGGATCGCCGACCCGGCCCGCCACAGGCTGATCAGCGCGCAAATGCAGGACCTGCCGGTCTACATCGCCGACGGCCATCACCGCTACGAAACGGCCCTGGCCTACCGCGATTGGGCCGCCGCCAACCTGCCGGGATTCGACGCCCGGCATCCCGCCAACTTCATCATGATGTATCTCGCCAGCATGGCGGACCCCGGACTGATCATTTTACCGACCCACCGCATGCTCAACCGCGTAAGCCCGACGGCTGCTACGGCTTTCACCGCACGCGCGCAAGCGTTTTTCAACCTGCAGCTTTTTCCTTTCAAGCGGGAAAATCTCGCGGACGTGCAAACGATTTTTCTAAGGGCGCTGGAGCGTTCCGCTGGGCAAAACGGCATCGGCGTTCTGCTCAAAAACCGGTCCGAGTTTCTGTTGTTGACCTTAAAGCCCGACACGATGACACGCCATTTCGGGCGCGAGGAGGTCCCCGAAGTGGCCGCACTGGATGTCACCGTACTCACGCGGGTGGTCCTGACCGAGCTGCTGGGGTTCAGCCCGGCGGACCTGGACGACAAATCCCTCATCGGCTATTCCAGCGACGCCCGGGAGGTGCTTGGGATGGTTTTGCGAGGCGGCTGCGAGGCCTGTTTCATCCTCAACCCCACCCGCATGACCCAGGTCAAACAGATTGCCGAAAAGGGGCTTATCATGCCCCGCAAGTCCACCTTTTTTTACCCCAAAGTCATCACCGGGCAGGTCTTCAACCCCCTCCTGCCGGAGGGCTAGCGAAAGCTGCCGGAGCCGCCCGTAACGGTTTATCATGGCCGCAACATGGCCGCCAGCGCATCGCTGTAGCCGCCCGCGGCGCCATAAATGAATAGGGGCGGGTCGATCGCCAGCCCCGGCCGGCCACCTTTGAGACCCTCCACGACAATCAGCTTGGCCCGCTGCCCTGGGCGGGAATGAATTGGCTGCAGGCGTTTGGCCTCCAACCCCGCCCGCCGCATCTCACAGCAGATATCCGTCAGGCGCTCGGCCGCATAGACCATTACGAAACGTCCGCCCTTTTGCAGCATCCGCTCGGCGCAGCCCACCACATCGGCCAGCGTGGTGGTAATCTCGTGGCGCGCCAGCGCCCGCTGGGCGCCGGGACTAACGCGCCCTGCGCGGACCTTGCGATAGGGTGGGTTGCTGACGACCAGATCGAAGGGCGCCAGCTCCTTGCC
The window above is part of the Desulfobacteraceae bacterium genome. Proteins encoded here:
- a CDS encoding DUF1015 domain-containing protein, with product MAKILPFKGIVYNPDKVGDPAQVVTPPYDVISSDEQQTFYERHPHNVIRLILGKSSGRDSATDNPHTRAAAAYRRWLADGILRRDPTPVFYLTSVEFPFTGGSRTRMGLIARVELEPFEKGIVLPHERTYSAVKAERLGLMKACHANFSPIFSIYPDQGDVLASLRQAAAGAPPDMDFRDDREHRHRLWRIADPARHRLISAQMQDLPVYIADGHHRYETALAYRDWAAANLPGFDARHPANFIMMYLASMADPGLIILPTHRMLNRVSPTAATAFTARAQAFFNLQLFPFKRENLADVQTIFLRALERSAGQNGIGVLLKNRSEFLLLTLKPDTMTRHFGREEVPEVAALDVTVLTRVVLTELLGFSPADLDDKSLIGYSSDAREVLGMVLRGGCEACFILNPTRMTQVKQIAEKGLIMPRKSTFFYPKVITGQVFNPLLPEG
- a CDS encoding tRNA1(Val) (adenine(37)-N6)-methyltransferase — translated: MTVPIDERLTIDAFFDGRLEVRQSRDGYRFSIDAILLASLARPRLGDRVLDLGTGCGIVPLILVFQSGGLRVTGLELQPGLAELARQNVALNGMSAAIEIREGDLRQMRPGKELAPFDLVVSNPPYRKVRAGRVSPGAQRALARHEITTTLADVVGCAERMLQKGGRFVMVYAAERLTDICCEMRRAGLEAKRLQPIHSRPGQRAKLIVVEGLKGGRPGLAIDPPLFIYGAAGGYSDALAAMLRP